A genomic window from Salvia hispanica cultivar TCC Black 2014 chromosome 5, UniMelb_Shisp_WGS_1.0, whole genome shotgun sequence includes:
- the LOC125187936 gene encoding protein MAIN-LIKE 2-like isoform X2 — translation MKSEDYYSTPNVTTYSNVMDYYATNPGPIDDSILKDQDKHVSAAVWEGQERGALRCHEHTSKLDRWLLTESQIELVKRAGFGYLRLIPAISLDNPLISALVERWRKETNTFHMTVGEMTITLEDVAYLLGLRIDGEPVIGVTYTTCDSVCIKYLGKAPDSGYTSGGMVKLSWLKETFSICPEDASIEDVERHTRAYLLYLVGSTIFSTTTGNKVPVMYLPLFENFDEAGKYAWGAAALSFLYRALGNASLRSQSTISGCLTLLQCWSYYHLNVGRPKLHHDPIHECFPFVLRWKGKQSGPTSNRDVVFYRKALDSLKATDVDWCPYANISHTIIPESILNQLILGRSKTMLICFDKAERHLPDRCLRQFGIHQMIPEEVQHWERKTRGVDGGVDLSGKMEAEINEWENRRFHIVEAEEVLDEGQYVNWYSRITRRLVGRPIPISSEFQRMNSALRDIAHVADTLSTHGMDDLQIQSVTRIRYIAHECLRDHAGASTVSLDNSESEAVKKIRGKERVRRGTSKRRRKDDPEEFYASGMHIQVYNVPNEVDHEQNLGLPRIPGHALSPTQRIGGVMENNGTNEVDQHEVEEVDEDHLSHGSEENPCESLTNVGVGEQPSLGTSEDVTHPNDFSVTV, via the exons ATGAAGTCCGAAGATTATTATTCGACCCCCA ATGTAACTACTTATAGCAACGTGATGGACTATTATGCAACCAACCCTGGACCAATTGATGATTCCATTTTAAAAGATCAAGATAAGCATGTTTCAGCTGCAGTTTGGGAGGGACAG GAGAGAGGTGCACTTCGATGCCATGAGCATACTTCAAAGCTTGATCGTTGGCTACTTACTGAGAGTCAAATTGAATTAGTTAAGAGGGCTGGATTTGGCTATTTGAGATTAATCCCCGCAATTAGTCTTGATAATCCACTCATATCTGCTCTAGTGGAGAGATGGAGGAAAGAAACTAATACATTTCATATGACTGTCGGGGAAATGACCATAACACTCGAAGATGTTGCTTACTTGCTTGGACTTCGAATCGATGGTGAACCTGTAATAGGTGTAACGTACACAACCTGTGATTCAGTATGTATCAAATATCTGGGTAAAGCACCAGATTCAGGGTACACGAGTGGTGGGATGGTGAAGCTGAGCTGGCTGAAAGAAACTTTCTCCATATGCCCTGAAGATGCTTCCATTGAAGACGTCGAGCGCCACACTCGTGCCTACCTTCTATATCTTGTTGGTAgcacaattttttcaaccacgACCGGTAATAAAGTGCCAGTTATGTACCTCCCATTATTTGAGAATTTTGATGAAGCTGGGAAGTATGCATGGGGTGCAGCAGCGTTGTCCTTCTTATACAGGGCACTTGGTAATGCCTCCCTTAGATCGCAAAGCACTATTAGTGGCTGTTTGACGCTGCTACAG TGCTGGAGTTACTATCACCTCAATGTTGGTCGGCCTAAACTTCATCATGATCCTATCCATGAATGTTTTCCTTTTGTACTTAGGTGGAAAGGGAAACAGAGCGGTCCAACCTCAAATCGTGACGTGGTCTTCTACCGTAAAGCTTTGGATTCTCTAAAAGCTACCGAT GTTGATTGGTGTCCGTATGCAAATATCAGCCATACTATTATACCTGAGAGCATCTTAAACCAACTCATTCTCGGAAGATCCAAGACAATGTTGATTTGCTTCGACAAGGCAGAAAGACACCTTCCAGATCGTTGCCTAAGGCAGTTTGGCATACATCAAATGATCCCGGAAGAAGTGCAGCATTGGGAAAGGAAGACCCGTGGTGTTGATGGCGGGGTAGATCTATCTGGGAAAATGGAGGCAGAGATAAATGAATGGGAAAATCGCCGTTTCCATATTGTGGAGGCTGAGGAAGTCCTCGATGAGGGCCAATACGTGAACTGGTACTCAAGAATCACGCGGAGGCTGGTAGGAAGGCCTATACCTATCTCATCAGAGTTTCAGAGAATG AATTCTGCACTGAGGGACATTGCACATGTAGCAGATACCCTCTCGACGCACGGAATGGACGACCTACAAATACAGTCTGTTACGAGAATCAGGTACATCGCACATGAATGCCTGAGGGATCATGCTGGAGCATCAACCGTGTCCTTGGACAACTCAGAGAGTGAGGCTGTCAAGAAGATCAGAGGAAAGGAAAGGGTAAGAAGGGGTACAAGTAAACGCAGACGAAAAGATGATCCTGAGGAATTCTATGCGTCAG GCATGCATATCCAAGTGTATAACGTGCCCAATGAGGTTGATCACGAACAAAATCTGGGCCTCCCACGGATTCCTGGTCACGCCTTATCACCCACTCAGAGAATCGGTGGGGTGATGGAAAACAACGGCACTAATGAAGTTGACCAGCACGAAGTCGAAGAAGTTGATGAAGACCACCTTTCTCATGGATCGGAGGAAAATCCATGTGAGTCCCTTACTAATGTTGGTGTTGGAGAGCAGCCCTCGCTGGGAACTAGTGAGGACGTGACCCACCCGAATGATTTCAGTGTCACAGTGTAG
- the LOC125187936 gene encoding protein MAIN-LIKE 2-like isoform X4, whose protein sequence is MSRFNVFDVTTYSNVMDYYATNPGPIDDSILKDQDKHVSAAVWEGQERGALRCHEHTSKLDRWLLTESQIELVKRAGFGYLRLIPAISLDNPLISALVERWRKETNTFHMTVGEMTITLEDVAYLLGLRIDGEPVIGVTYTTCDSVCIKYLGKAPDSGYTSGGMVKLSWLKETFSICPEDASIEDVERHTRAYLLYLVGSTIFSTTTGNKVPVMYLPLFENFDEAGKYAWGAAALSFLYRALGNASLRSQSTISGCLTLLQCWSYYHLNVGRPKLHHDPIHECFPFVLRWKGKQSGPTSNRDVVFYRKALDSLKATDVDWCPYANISHTIIPESILNQLILGRSKTMLICFDKAERHLPDRCLRQFGIHQMIPEEVQHWERKTRGVDGGVDLSGKMEAEINEWENRRFHIVEAEEVLDEGQYVNWYSRITRRLVGRPIPISSEFQRMNSALRDIAHVADTLSTHGMDDLQIQSVTRIRYIAHECLRDHAGASTVSLDNSESEAVKKIRGKERVRRGTSKRRRKDDPEEFYASGMHIQVYNVPNEVDHEQNLGLPRIPGHALSPTQRIGGVMENNGTNEVDQHEVEEVDEDHLSHGSEENPCESLTNVGVGEQPSLGTSEDVTHPNDFSVTV, encoded by the exons ATGAGCCGATTCAATGTATTCG ATGTAACTACTTATAGCAACGTGATGGACTATTATGCAACCAACCCTGGACCAATTGATGATTCCATTTTAAAAGATCAAGATAAGCATGTTTCAGCTGCAGTTTGGGAGGGACAG GAGAGAGGTGCACTTCGATGCCATGAGCATACTTCAAAGCTTGATCGTTGGCTACTTACTGAGAGTCAAATTGAATTAGTTAAGAGGGCTGGATTTGGCTATTTGAGATTAATCCCCGCAATTAGTCTTGATAATCCACTCATATCTGCTCTAGTGGAGAGATGGAGGAAAGAAACTAATACATTTCATATGACTGTCGGGGAAATGACCATAACACTCGAAGATGTTGCTTACTTGCTTGGACTTCGAATCGATGGTGAACCTGTAATAGGTGTAACGTACACAACCTGTGATTCAGTATGTATCAAATATCTGGGTAAAGCACCAGATTCAGGGTACACGAGTGGTGGGATGGTGAAGCTGAGCTGGCTGAAAGAAACTTTCTCCATATGCCCTGAAGATGCTTCCATTGAAGACGTCGAGCGCCACACTCGTGCCTACCTTCTATATCTTGTTGGTAgcacaattttttcaaccacgACCGGTAATAAAGTGCCAGTTATGTACCTCCCATTATTTGAGAATTTTGATGAAGCTGGGAAGTATGCATGGGGTGCAGCAGCGTTGTCCTTCTTATACAGGGCACTTGGTAATGCCTCCCTTAGATCGCAAAGCACTATTAGTGGCTGTTTGACGCTGCTACAG TGCTGGAGTTACTATCACCTCAATGTTGGTCGGCCTAAACTTCATCATGATCCTATCCATGAATGTTTTCCTTTTGTACTTAGGTGGAAAGGGAAACAGAGCGGTCCAACCTCAAATCGTGACGTGGTCTTCTACCGTAAAGCTTTGGATTCTCTAAAAGCTACCGAT GTTGATTGGTGTCCGTATGCAAATATCAGCCATACTATTATACCTGAGAGCATCTTAAACCAACTCATTCTCGGAAGATCCAAGACAATGTTGATTTGCTTCGACAAGGCAGAAAGACACCTTCCAGATCGTTGCCTAAGGCAGTTTGGCATACATCAAATGATCCCGGAAGAAGTGCAGCATTGGGAAAGGAAGACCCGTGGTGTTGATGGCGGGGTAGATCTATCTGGGAAAATGGAGGCAGAGATAAATGAATGGGAAAATCGCCGTTTCCATATTGTGGAGGCTGAGGAAGTCCTCGATGAGGGCCAATACGTGAACTGGTACTCAAGAATCACGCGGAGGCTGGTAGGAAGGCCTATACCTATCTCATCAGAGTTTCAGAGAATG AATTCTGCACTGAGGGACATTGCACATGTAGCAGATACCCTCTCGACGCACGGAATGGACGACCTACAAATACAGTCTGTTACGAGAATCAGGTACATCGCACATGAATGCCTGAGGGATCATGCTGGAGCATCAACCGTGTCCTTGGACAACTCAGAGAGTGAGGCTGTCAAGAAGATCAGAGGAAAGGAAAGGGTAAGAAGGGGTACAAGTAAACGCAGACGAAAAGATGATCCTGAGGAATTCTATGCGTCAGGCATGCATATCCAAGTGTATAACGTGCCCAATGAGGTTGATCACGAACAAAATCTGGGCCTCCCACGGATTCCTGGTCACGCCTTATCACCCACTCAGAGAATCGGTGGGGTGATGGAAAACAACGGCACTAATGAAGTTGACCAGCACGAAGTCGAAGAAGTTGATGAAGACCACCTTTCTCATGGATCGGAGGAAAATCCATGTGAGTCCCTTACTAATGTTGGTGTTGGAGAGCAGCCCTCGCTGGGAACTAGTGAGGACGTGACCCACCCGAATGATTTCAGTGTCACAGTGTAG
- the LOC125191139 gene encoding uncharacterized protein LOC125191139 isoform X1: MANGEVRKVSLHDIHVVQNLIERCLKLYMSHREVVHTLYHQAKIEPGFTELVWQKLEAENQEFFRAYDMKLTVKDQILQFNQLLEKQVEVMQQITHNGSSLTPQSNGSQTQHSTHNNSAYRDPQPHMPSITSENMHHTDGSYSLQQLMQVAANMPRHDGRMDFHPPLPMVQNSNAGAAMQGFNERKIKTEGVHAGNSASMFISETNYAESQNAIRETSITPFNGGESCSQSFNESMMETEMNSFGVEKITQNINSTGLTANSYNSTDVLENYSRSPYVGTNRISLDPYIRAQDQDYTRTETMSEDSTYKGFGTN; the protein is encoded by the exons ATGGCTAATGGAGAAGTTAGAAAAGTCTCCCTACATGATATACATGTG GTTCAAAATCTTATCGAAAGATGCCTTAAgctttatatgagccacaggGAAGTTGTGCATACACTGTACCACCAGGCAAAAATCGAGCCTGGTTTTACTGAACTTG TGTGGCAAAAACTTGAAGCAGAAAATCAGGAATTTTTTAGGGCATATGATATGAAGCTGACTGTGAAAGATCAAATACTACAATTCAATCAATTGCTTGAGAAACAGGTTGAGGTAATGCAGCAGATAACTCATAACGGATCTTCATTGACTCCTCAATCCAATGGATCGCAGACTCAGCATTCAA caCACAACAACTCAGCTTACAGAGACCCACAACCTCATATGCCATCTATAACGTCGGAAAACATGCACCATACAGACGGATCTTACTCACTTCAACAACTTATGCAAGTTGCAGCGAATATGCCGAGGCATGATGGAAGGATGGATTTTCATCCCCCACTGCCGATGGTTCAGAACTCAAACGCAGGAGCAGCAATGCAAGGATTCAACGAGAGGAAAATCAAAACTGAAGGTGTCCATGCAGGAAATTCTGCATCAATGTTTATTTCTGAAACTAACTATGCAGAATCACAAAATGCAATTAGAGAAACATCAATCACTCCATTCAATGGCGGAGAATCCTGCTCACAATCGTTCAACGAGTCCATGATGGAGACGGAGATGAACTCATTCGGTGTGGAAAAAATTACTCAAAACATTAATTCAACAGGCTTGACAGCCAATTCTTATAATAGTACGG ATGTATTAGAGAACTATTCTAGATCCCCATACGTGGGAACTAACAGGATCTCCTTGGATCCTTATATCAGGGCACAAGACCAAG ACTATACGAGGACAGAGACTATGTCAGAGGACTCTACTTACAAAGGTTTTGGCACTAATTGA
- the LOC125191139 gene encoding uncharacterized protein LOC125191139 isoform X2 has product MANGEVRKVSLHDIHVVQNLIERCLKLYMSHREVVHTLYHQAKIEPGFTELVWQKLEAENQEFFRAYDMKLTVKDQILQFNQLLEKQVEVMQQITHNGSSLTPQSNGSQTQHSTHNNSAYRDPQPHMPSITSENMHHTDGSYSLQQLMQVAANMPRHDGRMDFHPPLPMVQNSNAGAAMQGFNERKIKTEGVHAGNSASMFISETNYAESQNAIRETSITPFNGGESCSQSFNESMMETEMNSFGVEKITQNINSTGLTANSYNNVLENYSRSPYVGTNRISLDPYIRAQDQDYTRTETMSEDSTYKGFGTN; this is encoded by the exons ATGGCTAATGGAGAAGTTAGAAAAGTCTCCCTACATGATATACATGTG GTTCAAAATCTTATCGAAAGATGCCTTAAgctttatatgagccacaggGAAGTTGTGCATACACTGTACCACCAGGCAAAAATCGAGCCTGGTTTTACTGAACTTG TGTGGCAAAAACTTGAAGCAGAAAATCAGGAATTTTTTAGGGCATATGATATGAAGCTGACTGTGAAAGATCAAATACTACAATTCAATCAATTGCTTGAGAAACAGGTTGAGGTAATGCAGCAGATAACTCATAACGGATCTTCATTGACTCCTCAATCCAATGGATCGCAGACTCAGCATTCAA caCACAACAACTCAGCTTACAGAGACCCACAACCTCATATGCCATCTATAACGTCGGAAAACATGCACCATACAGACGGATCTTACTCACTTCAACAACTTATGCAAGTTGCAGCGAATATGCCGAGGCATGATGGAAGGATGGATTTTCATCCCCCACTGCCGATGGTTCAGAACTCAAACGCAGGAGCAGCAATGCAAGGATTCAACGAGAGGAAAATCAAAACTGAAGGTGTCCATGCAGGAAATTCTGCATCAATGTTTATTTCTGAAACTAACTATGCAGAATCACAAAATGCAATTAGAGAAACATCAATCACTCCATTCAATGGCGGAGAATCCTGCTCACAATCGTTCAACGAGTCCATGATGGAGACGGAGATGAACTCATTCGGTGTGGAAAAAATTACTCAAAACATTAATTCAACAGGCTTGACAGCCAATTCTTATAATA ATGTATTAGAGAACTATTCTAGATCCCCATACGTGGGAACTAACAGGATCTCCTTGGATCCTTATATCAGGGCACAAGACCAAG ACTATACGAGGACAGAGACTATGTCAGAGGACTCTACTTACAAAGGTTTTGGCACTAATTGA
- the LOC125187936 gene encoding protein MAIN-LIKE 2-like isoform X1, translated as MKSEDYYSTPNVTTYSNVMDYYATNPGPIDDSILKDQDKHVSAAVWEGQERGALRCHEHTSKLDRWLLTESQIELVKRAGFGYLRLIPAISLDNPLISALVERWRKETNTFHMTVGEMTITLEDVAYLLGLRIDGEPVIGVTYTTCDSVCIKYLGKAPDSGYTSGGMVKLSWLKETFSICPEDASIEDVERHTRAYLLYLVGSTIFSTTTGNKVPVMYLPLFENFDEAGKYAWGAAALSFLYRALGNASLRSQSTISGCLTLLQCWSYYHLNVGRPKLHHDPIHECFPFVLRWKGKQSGPTSNRDVVFYRKALDSLKATDVDWCPYANISHTIIPESILNQLILGRSKTMLICFDKAERHLPDRCLRQFGIHQMIPEEVQHWERKTRGVDGGVDLSGKMEAEINEWENRRFHIVEAEEVLDEGQYVNWYSRITRRLVGRPIPISSEFQRMNSALRDIAHVADTLSTHGMDDLQIQSVTRIRYIAHECLRDHAGASTVSLDNSESEAVKKIRGKERVRRGTSKRRRKDDPEEFYASGMHIQVYNVPNEVDHEQNLGLPRIPGHALSPTQRIGGVMENNGTNEVDQHEVEEVDEDHLSHGSEENPCESLTNVGVGEQPSLGTSEDVTHPNDFSVTV; from the exons ATGAAGTCCGAAGATTATTATTCGACCCCCA ATGTAACTACTTATAGCAACGTGATGGACTATTATGCAACCAACCCTGGACCAATTGATGATTCCATTTTAAAAGATCAAGATAAGCATGTTTCAGCTGCAGTTTGGGAGGGACAG GAGAGAGGTGCACTTCGATGCCATGAGCATACTTCAAAGCTTGATCGTTGGCTACTTACTGAGAGTCAAATTGAATTAGTTAAGAGGGCTGGATTTGGCTATTTGAGATTAATCCCCGCAATTAGTCTTGATAATCCACTCATATCTGCTCTAGTGGAGAGATGGAGGAAAGAAACTAATACATTTCATATGACTGTCGGGGAAATGACCATAACACTCGAAGATGTTGCTTACTTGCTTGGACTTCGAATCGATGGTGAACCTGTAATAGGTGTAACGTACACAACCTGTGATTCAGTATGTATCAAATATCTGGGTAAAGCACCAGATTCAGGGTACACGAGTGGTGGGATGGTGAAGCTGAGCTGGCTGAAAGAAACTTTCTCCATATGCCCTGAAGATGCTTCCATTGAAGACGTCGAGCGCCACACTCGTGCCTACCTTCTATATCTTGTTGGTAgcacaattttttcaaccacgACCGGTAATAAAGTGCCAGTTATGTACCTCCCATTATTTGAGAATTTTGATGAAGCTGGGAAGTATGCATGGGGTGCAGCAGCGTTGTCCTTCTTATACAGGGCACTTGGTAATGCCTCCCTTAGATCGCAAAGCACTATTAGTGGCTGTTTGACGCTGCTACAG TGCTGGAGTTACTATCACCTCAATGTTGGTCGGCCTAAACTTCATCATGATCCTATCCATGAATGTTTTCCTTTTGTACTTAGGTGGAAAGGGAAACAGAGCGGTCCAACCTCAAATCGTGACGTGGTCTTCTACCGTAAAGCTTTGGATTCTCTAAAAGCTACCGAT GTTGATTGGTGTCCGTATGCAAATATCAGCCATACTATTATACCTGAGAGCATCTTAAACCAACTCATTCTCGGAAGATCCAAGACAATGTTGATTTGCTTCGACAAGGCAGAAAGACACCTTCCAGATCGTTGCCTAAGGCAGTTTGGCATACATCAAATGATCCCGGAAGAAGTGCAGCATTGGGAAAGGAAGACCCGTGGTGTTGATGGCGGGGTAGATCTATCTGGGAAAATGGAGGCAGAGATAAATGAATGGGAAAATCGCCGTTTCCATATTGTGGAGGCTGAGGAAGTCCTCGATGAGGGCCAATACGTGAACTGGTACTCAAGAATCACGCGGAGGCTGGTAGGAAGGCCTATACCTATCTCATCAGAGTTTCAGAGAATG AATTCTGCACTGAGGGACATTGCACATGTAGCAGATACCCTCTCGACGCACGGAATGGACGACCTACAAATACAGTCTGTTACGAGAATCAGGTACATCGCACATGAATGCCTGAGGGATCATGCTGGAGCATCAACCGTGTCCTTGGACAACTCAGAGAGTGAGGCTGTCAAGAAGATCAGAGGAAAGGAAAGGGTAAGAAGGGGTACAAGTAAACGCAGACGAAAAGATGATCCTGAGGAATTCTATGCGTCAGGCATGCATATCCAAGTGTATAACGTGCCCAATGAGGTTGATCACGAACAAAATCTGGGCCTCCCACGGATTCCTGGTCACGCCTTATCACCCACTCAGAGAATCGGTGGGGTGATGGAAAACAACGGCACTAATGAAGTTGACCAGCACGAAGTCGAAGAAGTTGATGAAGACCACCTTTCTCATGGATCGGAGGAAAATCCATGTGAGTCCCTTACTAATGTTGGTGTTGGAGAGCAGCCCTCGCTGGGAACTAGTGAGGACGTGACCCACCCGAATGATTTCAGTGTCACAGTGTAG
- the LOC125191139 gene encoding uncharacterized protein LOC125191139 isoform X3, with translation MVQNLIERCLKLYMSHREVVHTLYHQAKIEPGFTELVWQKLEAENQEFFRAYDMKLTVKDQILQFNQLLEKQVEVMQQITHNGSSLTPQSNGSQTQHSTHNNSAYRDPQPHMPSITSENMHHTDGSYSLQQLMQVAANMPRHDGRMDFHPPLPMVQNSNAGAAMQGFNERKIKTEGVHAGNSASMFISETNYAESQNAIRETSITPFNGGESCSQSFNESMMETEMNSFGVEKITQNINSTGLTANSYNSTDVLENYSRSPYVGTNRISLDPYIRAQDQDYTRTETMSEDSTYKGFGTN, from the exons ATG GTTCAAAATCTTATCGAAAGATGCCTTAAgctttatatgagccacaggGAAGTTGTGCATACACTGTACCACCAGGCAAAAATCGAGCCTGGTTTTACTGAACTTG TGTGGCAAAAACTTGAAGCAGAAAATCAGGAATTTTTTAGGGCATATGATATGAAGCTGACTGTGAAAGATCAAATACTACAATTCAATCAATTGCTTGAGAAACAGGTTGAGGTAATGCAGCAGATAACTCATAACGGATCTTCATTGACTCCTCAATCCAATGGATCGCAGACTCAGCATTCAA caCACAACAACTCAGCTTACAGAGACCCACAACCTCATATGCCATCTATAACGTCGGAAAACATGCACCATACAGACGGATCTTACTCACTTCAACAACTTATGCAAGTTGCAGCGAATATGCCGAGGCATGATGGAAGGATGGATTTTCATCCCCCACTGCCGATGGTTCAGAACTCAAACGCAGGAGCAGCAATGCAAGGATTCAACGAGAGGAAAATCAAAACTGAAGGTGTCCATGCAGGAAATTCTGCATCAATGTTTATTTCTGAAACTAACTATGCAGAATCACAAAATGCAATTAGAGAAACATCAATCACTCCATTCAATGGCGGAGAATCCTGCTCACAATCGTTCAACGAGTCCATGATGGAGACGGAGATGAACTCATTCGGTGTGGAAAAAATTACTCAAAACATTAATTCAACAGGCTTGACAGCCAATTCTTATAATAGTACGG ATGTATTAGAGAACTATTCTAGATCCCCATACGTGGGAACTAACAGGATCTCCTTGGATCCTTATATCAGGGCACAAGACCAAG ACTATACGAGGACAGAGACTATGTCAGAGGACTCTACTTACAAAGGTTTTGGCACTAATTGA
- the LOC125187936 gene encoding protein MAIN-LIKE 2-like isoform X3: MKSEDYYSTPNVTTYSNVMDYYATNPGPIDDSILKDQDKHVSAAVWEGQERGALRCHEHTSKLDRWLLTESQIELVKRAGFGYLRLIPAISLDNPLISALVERWRKETNTFHMTVGEMTITLEDVAYLLGLRIDGEPVIGVTYTTCDSVCIKYLGKAPDSGYTSGGMVKLSWLKETFSICPEDASIEDVERHTRAYLLYLVGSTIFSTTTGNKVPVMYLPLFENFDEAGKYAWGAAALSFLYRALGNASLRSQSTISGCLTLLQCWSYYHLNVGRPKLHHDPIHECFPFVLRWKGKQSGPTSNRDVVFYRKALDSLKATDVDWCPYANISHTIIPESILNQLILGRSKTMLICFDKAERHLPDRCLRQFGIHQMIPEEVQHWERKTRGVDGGVDLSGKMEAEINEWENRRFHIVEAEEVLDEGQYVNWYSRITRRLVGRPIPISSEFQRMNSALRDIAHVADTLSTHGMDDLQIQSVTRIRYIAHECLRDHAGASTVSLDNSESEAVKKIRGKERVRRGTSKRRRKDDPEEFYASGMHIQVYNVPNEVDHEQNLGLPRIPGHALSPTQRIGGVMENNGTNEVDQHEVEEVDEDHLSHGSEENPCESLTNVGVGEQPSLGTSEDVTHPNDFSVTV; encoded by the exons ATGAAGTCCGAAGATTATTATTCGACCCCCA ATGTAACTACTTATAGCAACGTGATGGACTATTATGCAACCAACCCTGGACCAATTGATGATTCCATTTTAAAAGATCAAGATAAGCATGTTTCAGCTGCAGTTTGGGAGGGACAG GAGAGAGGTGCACTTCGATGCCATGAGCATACTTCAAAGCTTGATCGTTGGCTACTTACTGAGAGTCAAATTGAATTAGTTAAGAGGGCTGGATTTGGCTATTTGAGATTAATCCCCGCAATTAGTCTTGATAATCCACTCATATCTGCTCTAGTGGAGAGATGGAGGAAAGAAACTAATACATTTCATATGACTGTCGGGGAAATGACCATAACACTCGAAGATGTTGCTTACTTGCTTGGACTTCGAATCGATGGTGAACCTGTAATAGGTGTAACGTACACAACCTGTGATTCAGTATGTATCAAATATCTGGGTAAAGCACCAGATTCAGGGTACACGAGTGGTGGGATGGTGAAGCTGAGCTGGCTGAAAGAAACTTTCTCCATATGCCCTGAAGATGCTTCCATTGAAGACGTCGAGCGCCACACTCGTGCCTACCTTCTATATCTTGTTGGTAgcacaattttttcaaccacgACCGGTAATAAAGTGCCAGTTATGTACCTCCCATTATTTGAGAATTTTGATGAAGCTGGGAAGTATGCATGGGGTGCAGCAGCGTTGTCCTTCTTATACAGGGCACTTGGTAATGCCTCCCTTAGATCGCAAAGCACTATTAGTGGCTGTTTGACGCTGCTACAG TGCTGGAGTTACTATCACCTCAATGTTGGTCGGCCTAAACTTCATCATGATCCTATCCATGAATGTTTTCCTTTTGTACTTAGGTGGAAAGGGAAACAGAGCGGTCCAACCTCAAATCGTGACGTGGTCTTCTACCGTAAAGCTTTGGATTCTCTAAAAGCTACCGAT GTTGATTGGTGTCCGTATGCAAATATCAGCCATACTATTATACCTGAGAGCATCTTAAACCAACTCATTCTCGGAAGATCCAAGACAATGTTGATTTGCTTCGACAAGGCAGAAAGACACCTTCCAGATCGTTGCCTAAGGCAGTTTGGCATACATCAAATGATCCCGGAAGAAGTGCAGCATTGGGAAAGGAAGACCCGTGGTGTTGATGGCGGGGTAGATCTATCTGGGAAAATGGAGGCAGAGATAAATGAATGGGAAAATCGCCGTTTCCATATTGTGGAGGCTGAGGAAGTCCTCGATGAGGGCCAATACGTGAACTGGTACTCAAGAATCACGCGGAGGCTGGTAGGAAGGCCTATACCTATCTCATCAGAGTTTCAGAGAATG AATTCTGCACTGAGGGACATTGCACATGTAGCAGATACCCTCTCGACGCACGGAATGGACGACCTACAAATACAGTCTGTTACGAGAATCAGGTACATCGCACATGAATGCCTGAGGGATCATGCTGGAGCATCAACCGTGTCCTTGGACAACTCAGAGAGTGAGGCTGTCAAGAAGATCAGAGGAAAGGAAAGGGTAAGAAGGGGTACAAGTAAACGCAGACGAAAAGATGATCCTGAGGAATTCTATGCGTCAGGCATGCATATCCAA GTGTATAACGTGCCCAATGAGGTTGATCACGAACAAAATCTGGGCCTCCCACGGATTCCTGGTCACGCCTTATCACCCACTCAGAGAATCGGTGGGGTGATGGAAAACAACGGCACTAATGAAGTTGACCAGCACGAAGTCGAAGAAGTTGATGAAGACCACCTTTCTCATGGATCGGAGGAAAATCCATGTGAGTCCCTTACTAATGTTGGTGTTGGAGAGCAGCCCTCGCTGGGAACTAGTGAGGACGTGACCCACCCGAATGATTTCAGTGTCACAGTGTAG